A single genomic interval of Bacteroidota bacterium harbors:
- the sufC gene encoding Fe-S cluster assembly ATPase SufC encodes MLLSIKNLHVSIHGKEIIKGLDLDINEGETHAIMGPNGTGKSTLALAVAGREGYDITEGDILYKGKSILEMKPEERSLEGIFLGFQYPVEIPGVSITNFMRTAINEHREYKGLEPMAAGEFLKYMEEKKQLVEIHSKLTNRSVNEGFSGGEKKRNEIFQMAMLEPTLSILDETDSGLDIDALKIVANGVNKLRSTHNAFVVITHYQRLLEYIVPDFVHVLYSGKIVKSGGKELALELEEKGYDWIKKELSLS; translated from the coding sequence ATGTTACTATCAATCAAAAACCTCCACGTCTCCATTCATGGTAAGGAGATCATCAAAGGGTTGGATTTGGATATAAATGAGGGTGAAACTCATGCCATCATGGGTCCGAATGGGACGGGGAAAAGTACGCTGGCTCTTGCTGTTGCAGGAAGAGAAGGTTACGACATCACTGAAGGGGACATCCTGTACAAAGGGAAAAGCATTTTAGAGATGAAGCCGGAAGAGCGCTCGCTGGAAGGGATTTTCCTGGGATTTCAGTATCCTGTGGAAATACCGGGTGTGAGCATCACAAATTTCATGCGTACGGCGATCAATGAGCATCGTGAATATAAAGGCCTGGAACCAATGGCAGCTGGTGAATTCCTGAAATATATGGAGGAGAAAAAGCAGTTGGTGGAAATCCATTCCAAGCTGACCAACCGGTCTGTGAATGAAGGATTTTCAGGAGGAGAAAAGAAACGGAACGAAATCTTCCAGATGGCTATGCTGGAACCGACGCTTTCCATCCTTGACGAAACCGATTCGGGACTTGATATTGACGCGCTGAAGATCGTCGCCAACGGAGTGAACAAGTTACGAAGCACCCATAATGCCTTTGTGGTCATCACTCATTACCAGCGATTGCTGGAATATATAGTCCCCGATTTCGTTCATGTGCTGTATAGTGGAAAAATAGTCAAATCGGGAG